One window of Neptuniibacter halophilus genomic DNA carries:
- the nadD gene encoding nicotinate-nucleotide adenylyltransferase translates to MQDDAFVFMGGTFDPIHNGHLRTALEIRHWLGVDRVGLIPAKTPVHRGDPGCSSEQRLRMVELAVKDEAALFADDREIRSAEASYSLLTLLGLRAELGPERPVMMVMGMDAFLSLPGWHGWQQLTDYAHLLVVQRPGYQQPLCPVLARFAEQHKVDSPEQLPGAAGGLLFHELTPLAISATQVRESILRGESPRYLLPDAVWHYIQENRLYGLKT, encoded by the coding sequence ATGCAGGACGATGCTTTTGTGTTTATGGGTGGGACCTTTGATCCCATCCATAACGGTCACCTTCGAACAGCACTGGAGATCCGGCACTGGCTTGGGGTCGACCGGGTCGGCCTGATCCCGGCGAAAACACCGGTACACCGCGGTGATCCCGGCTGCAGCTCTGAGCAGCGCTTGCGGATGGTAGAGCTTGCCGTCAAAGATGAAGCGGCGCTGTTTGCTGACGATCGGGAGATCCGTTCCGCTGAGGCGTCCTACTCGCTGCTGACCCTGCTGGGGCTGCGTGCTGAACTGGGCCCTGAACGGCCGGTGATGATGGTGATGGGGATGGATGCTTTCCTCTCACTGCCCGGCTGGCATGGCTGGCAGCAGTTAACCGACTACGCTCATCTTTTGGTGGTGCAGCGGCCCGGTTATCAGCAGCCGCTGTGTCCTGTTCTGGCACGTTTCGCTGAACAGCACAAAGTTGATAGCCCGGAACAGTTACCCGGGGCGGCGGGAGGTCTGCTGTTCCACGAGCTGACCCCGCTGGCAATCTCTGCCACACAGGTGCGTGAAAGTATCCTGCGTGGGGAATCACCCCGTTATCTGCTGCCGGATGCGGTCTGGCACTATATTCAGGAAAACCGTTTATACGGTTTGAAAACCTAA
- the rsfS gene encoding ribosome silencing factor — protein sequence MQTEQILDLVHNALEDMKAKEIIDLDVRGRSTVTDYMVIASGTSKRHVAAVAEDVIVKVKEAGLMPLGSEGQQSSDWILVDLGDVVVHVMMPDARSFYDLERLWGVEAGA from the coding sequence ATGCAAACTGAACAGATTTTAGACCTGGTGCACAACGCACTGGAAGATATGAAAGCCAAAGAGATCATCGATCTGGATGTACGTGGGCGCAGCACTGTCACCGATTACATGGTGATTGCCAGCGGTACATCGAAGCGACACGTTGCAGCGGTTGCTGAAGACGTGATTGTAAAAGTGAAAGAAGCCGGCCTGATGCCGCTGGGTTCAGAAGGGCAGCAGTCCAGCGACTGGATTCTGGTGGATCTGGGCGACGTGGTTGTGCATGTAATGATGCCGGACGCGCGTTCTTTCTATGATCTGGAGCGCCTCTGGGGCGTCGAAGCCGGCGCTTAA
- the rlmH gene encoding 23S rRNA (pseudouridine(1915)-N(3))-methyltransferase RlmH encodes MKVRIIAVGGKMPAWVNQGYAEYAKRLPADFQLELVEIPLGHRGKGSDPARAMRQEGDQMLAAIPKGDRVIALEVLGKNWSTGQLAEKVEAWRMDGYNISLLIGGPDGLDPRCSSMADQKWSLSALTLPHPLVRVLLAEQLYRAWTVIQGHPYHK; translated from the coding sequence ATGAAGGTACGTATTATTGCGGTGGGCGGGAAGATGCCCGCCTGGGTCAATCAGGGCTACGCCGAATACGCCAAGCGCCTGCCAGCCGACTTCCAGCTTGAACTGGTTGAGATTCCTCTGGGTCACCGTGGTAAAGGCAGTGATCCCGCCCGCGCCATGCGTCAGGAGGGCGACCAGATGCTGGCGGCGATTCCTAAGGGGGATCGGGTGATCGCTCTTGAAGTGCTGGGTAAAAACTGGTCGACCGGGCAACTGGCAGAGAAAGTGGAAGCCTGGCGCATGGATGGTTATAACATCAGTCTGCTGATTGGTGGCCCTGACGGGCTTGATCCGCGCTGCTCCTCCATGGCTGATCAGAAATGGTCTCTTTCCGCGCTGACCCTGCCCCACCCGCTGGTGCGGGTATTGCTGGCAGAACAACTCTATCGTGCCTGGACTGTGATTCAGGGCCACCCCTACCACAAGTAA
- the mrdA gene encoding penicillin-binding protein 2, with product MAAERLKDYSRESRTFKVRAVLAFLVVLVLFGVLLSRLYYLQVMEHERYSSMSEENRVQLQPVAPTRGLIYDRNGVLLADNRPSYSVTVLKEEVRNLEQTLQDLQELIPITDRELERFHKRMNQRRRPFQSIPVRFRLTEEEIARISVNYHRLPGVRVEAELIRYYPYGESLVHAMGYVGRINESELKSVDPTNYAATHYIGKLGIEKFYESVLHGEVGFQKVETNARGRVMRVLEQNDPKPGQDLVLHLDLRLQQITEKLLQGRRASVVAMDPKTGGILAMVSTPAYDPNLFVTGISSKNYNALRESKDLPLFNRAIRGRYPPGSTIKPMVALAAIDTGVVSPNYRVFDPGFYTLSKGGRKYRDWKRTGHGWVNMYDSLAQSCDVWYYDVAHKMGVDRMSDYLGRFGFGQVTSLDLPEALGAILPSREWKKRARKAPWYTGDSLNMSIGQGFFVATPLQLAAATAVVANRGKWQSPRMLKGMRKYDEEGGESLVMPDISGVERPPQDIKLNNEKNWDEIIFGMREVMHGERGTARRVGAGAAYEIAGKTGTAQVVGIKQDEEYDAEKLAEIHRDHALFVAFAPLDDPKIALAVIVENGGGGSSTAAPIARKVMDAYLLGIDPLAEESAGGEG from the coding sequence ATGGCCGCTGAACGCCTGAAGGACTATAGCAGAGAGAGTCGGACCTTTAAGGTGCGGGCTGTGCTGGCGTTTCTTGTAGTGCTGGTTTTATTTGGTGTTCTCCTCAGTCGTCTGTACTACCTGCAGGTGATGGAGCATGAGCGCTATTCCTCCATGTCCGAAGAAAACCGGGTGCAGTTGCAACCGGTAGCACCTACCCGTGGACTGATCTATGACCGTAATGGCGTTCTGCTGGCGGATAACCGCCCCAGTTACAGCGTTACGGTGCTGAAAGAAGAGGTCAGGAATCTCGAACAGACCCTGCAGGATCTGCAGGAACTGATTCCGATTACGGACCGCGAGCTGGAGCGATTCCATAAACGGATGAATCAGCGGCGACGTCCGTTCCAGTCGATTCCGGTACGTTTCCGCCTGACCGAAGAGGAGATCGCCCGGATCTCGGTGAATTACCACCGGCTGCCAGGTGTCCGGGTTGAGGCGGAACTGATTCGCTACTACCCCTACGGTGAGTCGCTGGTACATGCGATGGGCTACGTGGGCCGTATCAATGAGAGCGAACTGAAGTCGGTAGACCCGACCAACTACGCCGCGACCCATTATATCGGCAAGCTGGGCATCGAAAAGTTTTATGAATCGGTGCTGCATGGCGAAGTCGGCTTCCAGAAAGTGGAGACCAATGCCCGTGGGCGCGTGATGCGGGTATTGGAACAGAACGATCCGAAGCCGGGGCAGGATCTGGTTCTGCATCTGGATCTGCGGTTGCAGCAGATTACTGAAAAACTGTTGCAGGGCCGGCGCGCCTCCGTGGTGGCGATGGATCCTAAGACCGGTGGTATTCTGGCCATGGTTTCCACCCCGGCCTATGATCCCAACCTGTTTGTAACCGGGATCTCATCGAAAAATTACAATGCCCTGCGGGAATCTAAGGATCTGCCGCTGTTTAACCGCGCGATCCGTGGCCGTTATCCGCCGGGTTCGACGATCAAACCGATGGTAGCGCTCGCAGCCATCGACACGGGTGTGGTATCGCCAAATTACAGAGTTTTCGACCCCGGCTTTTATACCCTGAGCAAGGGTGGGCGTAAGTACCGCGACTGGAAGAGAACAGGGCACGGCTGGGTGAATATGTATGACTCCCTGGCGCAGTCCTGTGATGTCTGGTACTACGATGTTGCCCATAAAATGGGAGTGGACCGGATGTCTGATTATCTGGGACGCTTTGGTTTTGGTCAGGTAACCAGTCTCGACCTGCCGGAAGCGCTGGGTGCGATCCTGCCTTCCCGGGAGTGGAAAAAACGTGCCCGCAAAGCCCCCTGGTATACCGGGGACTCGTTGAACATGAGTATCGGGCAGGGCTTTTTTGTTGCCACGCCATTGCAACTTGCCGCTGCCACTGCGGTGGTCGCAAACCGGGGTAAATGGCAATCGCCACGTATGCTGAAAGGGATGCGGAAGTACGATGAAGAGGGCGGCGAATCTCTGGTGATGCCGGATATCAGCGGGGTGGAACGTCCTCCGCAGGATATCAAACTGAATAATGAGAAAAACTGGGATGAGATCATCTTCGGTATGCGTGAAGTAATGCACGGAGAGCGTGGCACCGCTCGTCGTGTCGGTGCCGGGGCAGCCTATGAAATCGCCGGTAAAACCGGTACCGCTCAGGTGGTGGGGATAAAGCAGGATGAAGAGTACGATGCCGAAAAACTGGCGGAAATTCATCGTGACCACGCCCTGTTTGTCGCGTTTGCCCCGCTGGATGATCCGAAGATTGCGCTGGCGGTGATTGTTGAAAATGGCGGGGGTGGCTCCAGTACAGCGGCACCGATCGCCCGAAAAGTGATGGATGCCTACCTGCTGGGTATTGATCCTCTGGCTGAAGAATCTGCGGGAGGTGAAGGATGA
- the rodA gene encoding rod shape-determining protein RodA, with translation MSREFQRYMPEAHDHLRQRPSLWSYTHLDGWLLVLLLALCGFGLFILYSASGQDMGYVMRQAVRMGAGFFVMIVLAQLTPRFLGRWGPWLYLIGVALLVGVLLFGVGAKGAQRWIALPGFRFQPSEIMKLVLPLTVAYYLAHRPLPPSFKRILITLVMIGLPTVLIMKQPDLGTSLLIAASGIFVLLLSGILWRYIFTALGLAAAALPGLWAVMKDYQKQRVLTFLDPESDPLGSGWNIIQSKTAIGSGGVSGKGWLSGTQSQLDFLPESHTDFIIAVVAEELGLIGVLILLVLYLLIIARGLVIASRAADSFGRLLAGSLILTFFVYVFVNIGMVSGLLPVVGVPLPLVSYGGTSIVTLMAGFGMIMSVHSYRTMVIK, from the coding sequence ATGAGCCGGGAGTTTCAGCGTTACATGCCGGAAGCGCATGACCACCTGAGACAGCGTCCGAGTTTGTGGAGTTACACCCATCTGGATGGCTGGCTGCTGGTGCTGCTGCTGGCTTTGTGTGGCTTTGGTCTGTTTATTCTCTACAGTGCCTCCGGTCAGGATATGGGCTATGTCATGCGACAGGCAGTCCGTATGGGCGCCGGATTTTTTGTCATGATTGTGCTGGCTCAGTTGACCCCGCGTTTTCTGGGGCGCTGGGGCCCCTGGCTCTATCTGATCGGCGTTGCGTTGCTGGTCGGGGTGTTGCTCTTTGGTGTCGGCGCCAAAGGTGCGCAGCGCTGGATCGCGCTACCGGGCTTCCGCTTCCAGCCGTCGGAGATTATGAAACTGGTGCTTCCGCTGACGGTGGCATATTACCTGGCTCATCGCCCTCTGCCGCCGAGCTTCAAGCGAATTCTGATTACGCTGGTGATGATTGGTCTGCCAACGGTCCTGATTATGAAACAGCCTGATCTGGGGACTTCGCTGTTAATTGCGGCTTCAGGTATTTTTGTTTTGTTGCTGTCGGGTATTCTGTGGCGCTATATCTTCACGGCACTGGGGCTCGCGGCTGCGGCGTTGCCGGGATTGTGGGCGGTAATGAAAGATTACCAGAAGCAGCGGGTGCTGACGTTTCTTGACCCTGAGAGTGACCCGCTCGGCTCCGGCTGGAATATTATTCAGTCAAAAACGGCGATTGGTTCCGGGGGCGTTTCCGGTAAAGGCTGGTTGAGTGGTACTCAGTCGCAGCTCGACTTTCTCCCGGAATCCCATACCGATTTCATTATTGCGGTGGTGGCTGAGGAACTTGGCCTGATCGGAGTACTCATACTACTGGTACTTTACCTGCTGATTATTGCCCGTGGGCTGGTGATCGCCTCCCGCGCGGCGGATAGTTTTGGTCGTTTGCTGGCTGGAAGTCTGATATTAACGTTCTTTGTTTATGTGTTCGTGAATATCGGTATGGTCAGTGGTTTGCTGCCGGTGGTGGGTGTGCCACTGCCACTGGTGAGCTACGGGGGTACGTCGATCGTGACCCTGATGGCCGGGTTTGGCATGATTATGTCGGTGCATAGTTATCGCACCATGGTGATAAAGTAA
- the mltB gene encoding lytic murein transglycosylase B, translated as MKQRSMVTALLTAGLLLTGCQATAEKPVEEKPAETKPAEAKPVASKPAKTTSTRMTQEELLASVRGGSYLDYPQAGAFIEEMKAEGFTEDYLRQVLSEAKRQTSILKAISRPAERSLTWGEYRNIFVQQKRIHQGVQFWQENREILDRAEQTYGVPAEIIVAIIGVETRYGRITGSYRVLDALATLGFDYPRRSEFFLGQLKEFLRLVREEQADLTALKGSYAGAMGFGQFIPSSYRNFAIDFDGDGKRDIWNNKSDAIGSVANYFVEHKWKPGQPVISGVDFSQPADESWYSVGRAGLRPQLTLAEWQARGVQAHLPGLSADEKAILMQLEIDEDMQYWLGLHNFYVITRYNHSKLYAMAVYRLSEQIKAAYQKAAPQVAQQSGKS; from the coding sequence ATGAAGCAGAGATCAATGGTCACAGCGCTGCTGACCGCAGGGCTGTTATTAACCGGTTGTCAAGCAACCGCTGAAAAACCGGTAGAAGAGAAGCCGGCAGAAACGAAACCGGCGGAGGCTAAACCGGTTGCGAGCAAGCCGGCAAAAACCACTTCAACGCGCATGACCCAGGAGGAGTTACTGGCCTCTGTACGGGGCGGTTCCTACCTTGATTACCCACAAGCCGGCGCGTTTATCGAAGAGATGAAAGCCGAAGGCTTCACTGAAGACTACCTGCGTCAGGTGTTGTCCGAGGCTAAACGTCAGACCTCGATTCTTAAAGCGATCTCACGGCCTGCGGAGCGCAGTCTGACCTGGGGCGAATACCGGAATATTTTCGTTCAGCAGAAACGGATTCATCAGGGGGTTCAGTTCTGGCAGGAAAATCGCGAAATTCTTGATCGGGCAGAACAGACCTATGGAGTCCCGGCGGAGATTATTGTCGCGATCATCGGTGTGGAAACCCGTTATGGCCGGATCACCGGCAGTTACCGGGTACTGGATGCGCTGGCGACACTGGGGTTTGATTACCCGCGCCGCAGCGAGTTTTTCCTCGGTCAGCTAAAAGAATTCCTGCGTCTGGTGCGCGAAGAACAGGCCGACCTGACAGCGCTGAAAGGCTCCTATGCCGGGGCGATGGGGTTTGGCCAGTTTATCCCGTCGAGTTATCGTAACTTTGCTATCGATTTTGATGGGGATGGCAAACGGGATATCTGGAACAACAAAAGTGATGCGATCGGCAGCGTTGCCAACTACTTCGTTGAACATAAATGGAAGCCGGGGCAGCCGGTCATCAGCGGGGTGGATTTCAGCCAGCCTGCGGATGAATCCTGGTACAGCGTTGGTCGTGCAGGGCTGAGGCCGCAACTGACGCTGGCCGAATGGCAGGCGCGGGGCGTTCAGGCACATCTGCCCGGATTGTCTGCAGATGAGAAAGCGATCCTGATGCAGTTGGAGATCGATGAGGATATGCAGTACTGGCTGGGGTTACACAATTTCTACGTAATTACCCGCTACAATCACAGCAAACTCTATGCGATGGCGGTTTACCGCCTGAGTGAACAGATTAAAGCCGCTTATCAGAAAGCTGCGCCGCAGGTGGCTCAGCAGAGTGGAAAATCATAG
- a CDS encoding septal ring lytic transglycosylase RlpA family protein codes for MRMTCQKLLLLLLALVIAGCSSTGGNSGRYSMRHDKAPDQPVDVSHVKDAVPRVEPKSRGGNKSPYQVLGRSYHVMPSSQGYVAEGTASWYGKKFHGHLTSNGETYDMYKMSAAHKSLPLPTFLKVTNLANNRQVIVRVNDRGPFHGDRLIDLSYAAASRLDMLKHGTARVRLEAIDPLAWQKSGQLVAAPVVAAQPVIEGRYLQVGAYSSRDAAEFVQSQLRPLMTSLAVMIRPVSSSDRTLYRVQIGPLRSDNSLPELTRQVEQMGYANPRLVDFP; via the coding sequence ATGCGTATGACCTGTCAGAAGTTGTTACTGCTGTTGCTGGCACTGGTGATTGCCGGCTGTTCCTCAACCGGAGGGAATAGCGGGCGTTACTCGATGCGTCACGACAAAGCGCCGGACCAGCCGGTTGATGTATCCCACGTTAAGGATGCAGTGCCCCGGGTAGAGCCGAAAAGCCGGGGCGGTAACAAAAGCCCTTATCAGGTGCTGGGCCGTTCATACCACGTCATGCCCTCCTCTCAGGGCTATGTGGCGGAGGGGACCGCCTCCTGGTATGGGAAGAAGTTTCATGGTCATCTCACCTCCAATGGCGAGACCTATGATATGTACAAAATGTCGGCGGCACATAAGTCCCTGCCACTGCCCACCTTTCTTAAGGTCACCAATCTGGCGAACAACCGGCAGGTCATCGTCAGGGTGAATGACCGTGGCCCCTTTCATGGGGACCGGCTGATCGATCTCTCTTATGCGGCGGCCTCACGTCTGGATATGCTGAAACACGGCACGGCACGGGTGCGTCTTGAAGCGATTGACCCGCTGGCATGGCAGAAATCAGGCCAACTGGTGGCGGCGCCGGTGGTGGCTGCTCAGCCAGTCATTGAAGGTCGTTATCTGCAAGTGGGGGCTTACTCCAGCCGTGACGCTGCGGAGTTTGTTCAGAGTCAGTTACGGCCGCTGATGACCAGTCTGGCGGTGATGATCAGGCCCGTCAGCAGCAGTGACCGGACGCTCTACCGGGTGCAGATCGGCCCTTTGCGCAGTGATAACTCACTGCCTGAGCTTACCCGTCAGGTAGAACAGATGGGCTATGCCAATCCGCGACTGGTGGACTTCCCCTGA
- a CDS encoding D-alanyl-D-alanine carboxypeptidase family protein, translated as MTMFTKVSKYFSFIFLALLTFQASAVTRLIPAEPQIAATAYLVMDADTGKLIASKNEDKPFAPASLTKMMTAYILEYELAKGNISEEDLVLVSEKAWRTQGSRMFIREGTQVKLGDLLRGIVIQSGNDASVAAAEHIAGSEAAFADLMNQHAMLLGMKNTHFNNATGLPSEGHVSSAHDLAILAKAIIQDFPDRYGMYSEKYFTYNKIRQPNRNKLLWRDKTVDGLKTGYTDAAGYCLVASAKRDGMRLISVVLGTDNEEARARESQKLLSYAFRYYRTHKLYDGNVMLNTAKVWSGEQDQLRLGINQALVVTIPRGQADKLQATMDIDRVIQAPISAGQELGKVRVTLDGQPVSEVPLVALEAVPEAGLLKRIWHAIMLFFTSLIG; from the coding sequence ATGACAATGTTTACTAAGGTTTCAAAGTATTTTTCTTTTATCTTTCTGGCTCTGCTGACCTTTCAGGCCAGTGCCGTTACCCGGTTGATTCCGGCGGAGCCGCAGATCGCGGCGACAGCCTATCTGGTTATGGATGCCGATACCGGAAAGTTAATTGCGTCAAAAAATGAAGACAAGCCATTCGCTCCGGCCAGCCTGACTAAGATGATGACCGCTTATATCCTTGAGTATGAGCTGGCCAAAGGCAATATCAGCGAAGAAGATCTGGTGCTGGTCAGCGAAAAGGCCTGGCGTACACAGGGCTCGCGGATGTTTATCCGGGAGGGGACGCAGGTCAAACTGGGTGATCTGTTGCGTGGTATCGTGATTCAGTCGGGTAATGATGCATCCGTGGCGGCGGCCGAGCATATTGCCGGCAGTGAAGCGGCTTTTGCTGATCTGATGAATCAGCATGCCATGCTGCTGGGGATGAAAAATACCCACTTCAACAACGCGACCGGCCTGCCATCTGAAGGCCACGTCTCCTCAGCACATGATCTGGCAATTCTGGCTAAAGCGATTATTCAGGATTTTCCTGATCGCTACGGCATGTATTCCGAAAAGTATTTCACCTACAACAAAATCCGTCAGCCAAACCGTAACAAACTGCTGTGGCGTGACAAAACCGTGGATGGCCTGAAAACCGGCTATACCGACGCAGCAGGCTATTGTCTGGTGGCTTCTGCTAAACGTGATGGTATGCGCCTGATCTCGGTGGTACTCGGTACCGATAATGAAGAGGCGCGGGCCCGTGAGAGCCAGAAGCTGCTCTCTTACGCTTTCCGCTACTACCGCACGCACAAGCTGTACGATGGCAATGTGATGCTGAACACGGCGAAGGTATGGTCGGGTGAGCAGGATCAGCTACGTCTTGGTATCAATCAGGCGCTGGTAGTGACTATTCCGCGTGGGCAGGCAGATAAGCTGCAGGCTACAATGGATATTGACCGGGTTATCCAGGCACCGATCAGTGCGGGTCAGGAACTGGGTAAGGTTCGTGTAACACTGGATGGACAACCGGTCAGCGAAGTGCCGTTGGTGGCATTGGAAGCAGTGCCTGAAGCGGGACTGCTGAAGCGGATCTGGCACGCCATCATGCTGTTCTTTACCAGTCTGATTGGCTAA
- a CDS encoding aminotransferase class IV — protein sequence MAIVYLNGEYLPQEEAKISVFDRGFLFSDSVYEVIPYYQGQGFRLEEHLARLAHSLRAVRIRNDQDWRGIMDTLVERNGGGNLSVYLQVTRGSAGFRSHAYDDSMQPTVFACCTPIKNVWQSGADAVRPSRAIVTEDLRWHRCDIKSTCLLPNILVLQQARDEGVEEAIFSRDNKLTEGSTCNLFLVNHGVLFTPKRSSEILGGTTRELILELADSQGIQYQEIDIDYDRLLNADEAWVSSSTRGIIPVVEVDGNTIGDGTKGPVWRRMFELFADYQSRLMSGQ from the coding sequence ATGGCAATCGTCTATCTAAACGGTGAATACCTGCCACAGGAGGAGGCGAAAATCTCGGTGTTTGACCGTGGTTTTCTGTTCTCTGACAGTGTTTATGAAGTGATCCCTTACTATCAGGGACAGGGCTTCAGGTTAGAAGAGCACCTGGCACGGCTGGCGCATAGCCTGCGCGCCGTCAGGATCCGTAATGATCAGGACTGGCGTGGCATCATGGACACACTGGTCGAACGCAACGGCGGCGGGAATCTGTCGGTTTATCTGCAGGTAACCCGCGGTAGTGCCGGCTTTCGCAGTCATGCCTACGATGACAGTATGCAGCCCACCGTATTTGCCTGCTGTACACCCATTAAGAACGTCTGGCAGTCCGGTGCGGATGCTGTCCGGCCGAGCCGGGCCATTGTTACCGAGGATTTGCGCTGGCACCGCTGTGATATTAAATCTACCTGCCTGTTGCCCAATATTCTGGTCCTGCAGCAGGCGCGCGATGAAGGCGTTGAAGAAGCGATCTTCTCGCGGGACAACAAACTGACCGAAGGCAGTACCTGTAACCTGTTTCTGGTCAACCACGGGGTGCTGTTCACTCCGAAGCGAAGCTCTGAAATTCTCGGTGGAACCACCCGGGAGTTGATTCTGGAACTGGCCGACAGTCAGGGTATCCAGTATCAGGAGATTGATATCGATTACGACCGCCTGCTCAATGCGGATGAGGCTTGGGTTTCCAGCTCTACCCGGGGGATTATTCCGGTTGTGGAAGTCGATGGAAACACCATCGGCGACGGAACAAAAGGTCCGGTCTGGCGGCGTATGTTTGAACTCTTTGCTGACTATCAGAGCAGGCTGATGAGTGGGCAGTAA
- a CDS encoding YbeD family protein gives MTDTKQEPPKIEFPCPNYPIKAVGVNQGDFRAHVIEIVQIHVPDFDLTTVSVQDSRNGSFQSVRFRITAQGVDQLKALHEALIASDLVKMVI, from the coding sequence ATGACGGATACCAAGCAAGAACCACCTAAAATAGAGTTTCCCTGCCCGAACTACCCGATCAAGGCCGTTGGGGTGAATCAGGGGGACTTTCGTGCCCACGTGATTGAGATTGTGCAGATCCACGTACCTGATTTCGATCTGACCACGGTCAGTGTGCAGGACAGCCGTAATGGCAGTTTCCAGTCAGTACGTTTCAGGATCACCGCTCAGGGCGTTGATCAGCTCAAAGCTTTGCATGAAGCGCTGATCGCCTCTGACCTCGTTAAGATGGTGATCTGA
- the lipB gene encoding lipoyl(octanoyl) transferase LipB encodes MLQDQLIVRDLGLQPYEPTWQRMQDFTNQRDEDVIDEIWSLQHEPVFTQGQAGKLEHLLETGDIPVVQVDRGGQVTYHGPGQAVVYLLLNLKRRKTGVRELVTIMEEAVVDTLRDYQVEAYAKPDAPGVYVNEAKIASLGLRVRRGCSFHGLALNLAMDLEPFLRINPCGYAGMAMTQLNALSENLDQAEATDRLLNHLIAKLGYNQITRKNTLD; translated from the coding sequence ATGCTGCAGGATCAGCTCATTGTCCGGGATCTGGGCTTGCAGCCCTATGAGCCGACCTGGCAACGGATGCAGGACTTTACCAACCAGCGGGATGAGGACGTCATCGACGAGATCTGGTCGCTGCAGCATGAACCGGTTTTCACCCAGGGGCAGGCCGGTAAGCTGGAGCACCTGCTGGAGACCGGTGATATTCCGGTTGTGCAGGTCGATCGCGGCGGACAGGTAACCTATCATGGCCCGGGGCAGGCAGTGGTCTATCTGCTGCTGAACCTGAAACGGCGTAAAACCGGGGTGCGCGAGCTGGTCACCATCATGGAGGAGGCCGTGGTCGATACCCTGCGTGATTATCAGGTAGAGGCCTATGCCAAACCGGATGCCCCGGGTGTGTATGTCAACGAGGCAAAGATCGCTTCATTGGGGTTGCGGGTACGTCGGGGCTGTTCTTTCCATGGTCTGGCGCTGAATCTGGCGATGGATCTGGAGCCTTTCCTGCGCATAAACCCCTGCGGCTATGCAGGTATGGCGATGACTCAGCTTAACGCCCTCAGCGAAAATCTTGATCAGGCTGAAGCAACCGACCGACTGCTCAACCATTTGATAGCAAAACTCGGGTATAATCAGATCACCCGTAAAAACACTCTGGATTGA
- the lipA gene encoding lipoyl synthase, whose translation MAEENSTTDVKKRVEQGVKLRGADKVDRIPVKVIPTAKEDMPRKPDWLRVRMGSSAEVQRIKERLRKHKLASVCEEASCPNLGECFSHGTATFMIMGDICTRRCPFCDVAHGRPNALDENEPKELADAIADMGLRYVVVTSVDRDDLRDGGAQHFADCVTETRKQVPSIQMEILVPDFRGRMDIAIDILTETPPDVFNHNMETVPRLYKAVRPGSDYEWSLQLLKKYKARNPDVRTKSGLMVGIGETNEEIIQVMKDLRAHDVDMLTIGQYLQPSRSHLKVERFVTPEEFDEFGRIAKELGFKHAACGPLVRSSYHADLQAKGEKVG comes from the coding sequence ATGGCAGAAGAAAACAGTACGACTGACGTGAAGAAGCGAGTGGAGCAGGGGGTAAAGCTCCGTGGGGCCGATAAAGTTGACCGTATCCCGGTTAAGGTGATCCCGACCGCAAAAGAGGATATGCCGCGCAAGCCCGACTGGCTACGTGTGCGGATGGGTTCCAGCGCCGAGGTGCAGCGCATTAAAGAGCGCCTGCGCAAGCATAAACTGGCGTCCGTTTGCGAAGAGGCAAGCTGCCCGAATCTGGGTGAATGTTTCAGTCACGGTACTGCAACTTTCATGATTATGGGCGACATCTGTACCCGTCGTTGTCCGTTCTGTGATGTGGCGCACGGGCGACCTAATGCACTGGATGAGAATGAACCTAAAGAGCTGGCCGATGCGATTGCGGATATGGGGCTGCGCTACGTCGTGGTGACCTCCGTGGACCGTGATGACCTGCGTGATGGCGGGGCTCAGCACTTTGCTGACTGCGTCACTGAAACCCGGAAGCAGGTTCCATCGATTCAGATGGAAATTCTGGTGCCGGACTTCCGTGGACGTATGGATATCGCCATCGATATTCTGACCGAGACACCACCGGATGTGTTTAACCACAATATGGAAACCGTGCCGCGCCTTTATAAAGCGGTACGTCCGGGCTCCGATTACGAGTGGTCTCTGCAACTACTGAAAAAATACAAGGCGCGCAATCCCGATGTGCGCACCAAGTCTGGCCTGATGGTCGGTATTGGTGAGACTAACGAAGAGATCATTCAGGTGATGAAGGATCTGCGTGCCCATGATGTGGATATGCTGACCATCGGCCAGTATCTGCAGCCAAGCCGCAGCCATCTTAAGGTTGAGCGCTTTGTGACCCCGGAAGAGTTTGATGAGTTTGGCCGCATCGCCAAAGAGCTGGGCTTTAAACATGCGGCCTGTGGGCCGCTGGTGCGCTCCTCTTATCATGCTGATCTGCAGGCAAAAGGTGAGAAGGTGGGGTAA